The Alphaproteobacteria bacterium SS10 genome includes a region encoding these proteins:
- a CDS encoding acyl-CoA dehydrogenase family protein, producing MDFTPTPEQQDLFDRTRDFVVEKIIPFERDERWGQHGPSDDLRREMNALAKQAGLFAPHVSKKFGGLGLNHRGQALVFEAAGYSPLGPTALNCMAPDEGNMAMMEKIATSEQQANYLKPLAAGEQRSIFCMTEPGGAGADPGLLQTTAVPDGNEWVINGRKWFITGADGAEIGIVMAMVPEGVADAHGATMFLFDPADPAFRVERIMDTIDRSFTGGHGEVVFDNLRVGPEAILGELGEGFRYAQVRLAPARLTHCMRWLGAAQRCHDIACDYAAQRSAFGQKLAEHGGLSSQIADNELDLHQARLMVWHTAWILDQDRKGRHESSMAKVAVSEALYRVTDRSVQILGGTGVSDDTVVASIFQDIRAFRIYDGPSEVHRWAIAKRVMKSRLAAASDKTANKN from the coding sequence ATTGATTTTACCCCCACCCCCGAACAGCAGGATTTGTTCGACCGTACCCGCGACTTTGTCGTGGAGAAGATCATCCCGTTTGAACGGGATGAGCGTTGGGGCCAGCACGGGCCGAGTGACGATCTACGCCGAGAGATGAATGCCCTGGCAAAACAGGCGGGACTGTTTGCCCCCCATGTCTCAAAGAAGTTTGGTGGCCTTGGCCTAAACCATCGGGGGCAGGCCCTGGTATTTGAGGCGGCGGGTTACTCCCCCCTTGGGCCGACCGCGCTGAATTGCATGGCGCCGGATGAGGGCAACATGGCGATGATGGAGAAGATCGCCACGTCAGAGCAGCAGGCAAATTACCTGAAGCCATTAGCAGCGGGTGAGCAGCGCTCAATCTTCTGCATGACTGAACCCGGCGGTGCCGGTGCCGATCCGGGCCTGCTACAGACCACCGCCGTGCCAGACGGTAATGAATGGGTGATCAACGGCCGCAAATGGTTCATCACCGGTGCTGATGGCGCCGAGATTGGCATCGTTATGGCCATGGTGCCGGAAGGGGTCGCCGACGCCCATGGCGCCACCATGTTCCTATTCGATCCAGCCGATCCGGCTTTCCGGGTTGAGCGGATCATGGATACCATCGATCGCAGCTTCACCGGCGGCCATGGCGAGGTGGTATTCGATAACCTGCGTGTTGGGCCTGAGGCCATCTTAGGTGAGTTGGGTGAGGGCTTTCGCTATGCGCAGGTGCGTCTGGCGCCCGCCCGCCTAACACATTGCATGCGTTGGTTGGGTGCCGCCCAGCGATGCCATGACATTGCCTGCGATTACGCCGCACAACGCAGTGCCTTTGGCCAGAAGCTGGCCGAGCATGGCGGCCTATCATCCCAGATTGCGGATAATGAATTAGACCTTCACCAGGCACGGTTGATGGTCTGGCACACGGCCTGGATCCTCGACCAGGATCGCAAGGGGCGACATGAGAGCAGCATGGCCAAGGTCGCGGTGTCTGAAGCGCTCTACCGCGTTACCGACCGCTCTGTGCAGATCCTTGGTGGGACCGGTGTTAGTGACGATACGGTGGTCGCCAGCATCTTCCAGGATATCCGCGCCTTCCGTATTTATGACGGCCCATCCGAGGTGCATCGCTGGGCCATTGCTAAGCGCGTTATGAAATCACGCCTAGCCGCCGCTTCCGATAAAACTGCCAACAAAAACTAG
- a CDS encoding AraC family ligand binding domain-containing protein, which yields MTKAVPQSETVDTDRLQGGEKAHFWRRHDYDNLECLSANFTDHQYDLHTHDTFAFGVITAGTERFMCDGREYVAKPGQLCLVHPGQVHDGGPADSGFTYRMFYPSVSLRTNRAYELRDGRDDMPTFANPVIDDPILADIAVELHKRLEAQPDSMAIDQALEQMLAMLIDRQMATEDW from the coding sequence ATGACTAAAGCAGTTCCTCAATCTGAGACCGTCGATACCGATCGCCTACAGGGTGGTGAGAAAGCGCATTTCTGGCGCCGGCATGATTACGACAATCTGGAATGCTTGAGCGCGAACTTCACCGATCATCAATACGATCTGCACACCCATGACACCTTTGCCTTTGGCGTGATCACCGCGGGGACTGAGCGATTTATGTGCGATGGCCGCGAATATGTGGCCAAGCCCGGGCAACTTTGCCTGGTGCATCCAGGTCAGGTGCATGATGGCGGCCCGGCCGATAGTGGCTTCACCTACCGAATGTTCTATCCGTCGGTGAGCTTGCGGACCAACCGCGCTTATGAGCTGCGTGATGGTCGTGATGACATGCCAACCTTTGCCAACCCGGTGATCGACGATCCAATCCTGGCCGATATCGCGGTTGAACTGCATAAACGGCTGGAGGCACAGCCAGACAGCATGGCGATCGATCAGGCCTTGGAGCAGATGCTCGCCATGCTGATTGATCGGCAAATGGCGACCGAGGATTGGTAG